The Wolbachia endosymbiont of Drosophila innubila region TAAATCATTCTTTCGACTACCAGCAAAGATTGTGGTGTACTTAATACCTTGCTTTTCATCAAACCTACTTTGATCTATATGACTTGCTATTACTCCTATACTACCAACACCAGAAGTTCTGCTCACAAATACCTTTTCGCTACTCGAAGCAATTGCATACGCAGCAGAATACGCATCGTCATTTGCTATCGCTATTATCCTCTTTTTTCCTCTTGCACTATAGATAAAATCAGCTAAGTCAAATACACCGTTTACCTCTCCTCCTGGACTATCTATATCAAGCAGAATAGTTTCTATATCTTTGTTTGATAATGCTTCTTCTATTTCTTCTTGAATTTTCTCATATGATGTCATTCCCAGAAAATCGTCAAAAGCTCCTGGTTTTTTGGTCAAAATTCCATGTATTGCTATTACTGCTGTTTTTTCTATATTCTGATTTACTGCATGTTTTATATTTTTAAAGATAGGTTGTTTTCCTTTATATAGTGACAACAAGTCAAAGCTTTTTTGCTCTATCATCATCGGCCTACATAGCCAATTGGTTTGTAAAATTTCCATAAAGTAAACGAGATTTATTTTTTTTGTGTCCTGACATCAGAATCAAAGAAAAGGTTGAGAGAATCAGCACGCTTTTGATCTTCTGCTATTTCTTGATCAATTTCTTCTACATCGTAACCCATTTCTGACACTACTTCTGACCTACTCTTAAATCCATTTCTTACTGCCATTTGCTGTGCTTGCTGGTCTTTCAGTGGATCTACCCAATCAAATCCCTGTGGTATCCATTTTACATCTTTAAATATTTGATTATCTGTTGTAGAAAGCTCTCCAGATAAAGTGGCAAGTTCTAGCCATCTACTCCATACTGGTCTGCAAAATTGGAATACTATAATGTTATGTTGCAGCATAGCGCATCTACGACGAAACTCTATTAATCCTGCTCTGATTGATGAATAATTAACTCCTGTTAAATCTCCTGTTAGCTGTTCATATGTTATCCCTGTACCAATCGCTATTGCCCTCAGTTGCTGTCTCATAAATGCTTCATAACTTCCCCCAACATCAGACGGCTCTGAAAATTTTATGTCTTCTCCTGGGTCTAAAAGCTGCATTGTTCCAGGTTCCAGTCCAGATAGTGCTACTCCTTGCTCATTACTTTCACCTTCTCCTAAAATATTTGCTTCTGGATCAAGTCTCGTAATAAACCCTGCAAACATCGCTGCTGTCTTTTTTCTCACTAATTCTGCATCATCGTATTGATCAAGCTCATAAAGCTTTAGCAGTATATTAGAAAGCCATGGCTCTCCTCTAATTTGCCCAGATCTTAAAGGTTTGTAGATATGTAAAACATCATTTGCCGGTACTCTCACTGATTCTCCAAACGTACTTTCACCAGGGTGTTCTTTAAATAGGTAGTATGCTTCTCTTTGCCCAAGCCTGTT contains the following coding sequences:
- a CDS encoding S49 family peptidase; this encodes MEILQTNWLCRPMMIEQKSFDLLSLYKGKQPIFKNIKHAVNQNIEKTAVIAIHGILTKKPGAFDDFLGMTSYEKIQEEIEEALSNKDIETILLDIDSPGGEVNGVFDLADFIYSARGKKRIIAIANDDAYSAAYAIASSSEKVFVSRTSGVGSIGVIASHIDQSRFDEKQGIKYTTIFAGSRKNDLNPHEPMTSESLESLQKEVDRLYEMFVQLIARNRGLSIEKIRSTEAGLYFGENATEVGLADGIMIYSEFINQYRSYSMNLNTTDKQEQPIQDSSELIEKGGLLCVRQEVRKEQLVKIQHG
- a CDS encoding phage portal protein — its product is MLLKTFKQLFNKPKIKSSAWDAAGSGRRFFHFQPELGSINNLLSQSLETLRSRSRDMVRKNPYAANIIDTIVSNSIGTGIKPQSKARDGEFRKKVQELWLKWTDEADSSGVSDFYGLQALVCRSMIEGGECFVRLRTRKLEDRFSVPLQLQVLESEHLDNKTNQTLGNGNVIRNGIEFNRLGQREAYYLFKEHPGESTFGESVRVPANDVLHIYKPLRSGQIRGEPWLSNILLKLYELDQYDDAELVRKKTAAMFAGFITRLDPEANILGEGESNEQGVALSGLEPGTMQLLDPGEDIKFSEPSDVGGSYEAFMRQQLRAIAIGTGITYEQLTGDLTGVNYSSIRAGLIEFRRRCAMLQHNIIVFQFCRPVWSRWLELATLSGELSTTDNQIFKDVKWIPQGFDWVDPLKDQQAQQMAVRNGFKSRSEVVSEMGYDVEEIDQEIAEDQKRADSLNLFFDSDVRTQKK